GGCCGTGACAGCCGCTCGCGCGCAGGTCGCCATCGCGGAGAAGGCGGTCGACGATACGACGGTTCGGACGTCGTTGTCCGGCTACGTGAGCGCGCGGTCGGTCTCCGTCGGCGAATACGTCGCGCCGAGTTCGAGAGTCGCGACCGTGATCCGTATTCAGCCGCTCAAGCTTGAGCTGCGGGTGCCCGAGGCTCAGGCGATGACACTTCGGATTGGCATGCCCGTGCGCGCGGAAGTCAGCGCCTATTCACAAACGGTCTTTGATGGTTTTGTCTCTGCGCTCAACCGGGCCATCGATCCGGCATCACGCGCGATGACTGCGGAAGCGCGCTTCGCCAACCAGGACGGCCGGTTGACCCCCGGGATGTTCGCCACGGCCCATGTTCGTCTTCCACTGTTAGAAAAGGCGGTCTTCGTCCCGACGAACGCGCTGCACACCATCGTTGACGGGACGTCGTACGGCGTGTTCGCCGTTGAGTCCGGCTCGGCGCGCCTGCTTGTCGTGCAGGCAGGCGACCGCGTTGGCGACAAGGTGCGAATCGACTCGGGTCTCCGCCCAGGAACCGTCGTCGCGGTTGGCAAGCTGGACCAACTGTATGACGGAGCTCGGGTGGCGACCGTGTCCGAAGGACCGCAAACGGGCAACCGGAACGACGGGAGGTAGATGTCGTATGCACGCTCTCGCTGAACTGTGTGTCCGCCGGCCGGTGTTCGCCACCATGTTGGTGGTCTCCTTGACGGTCGTCGGGCTGTACTCGTTCTTCGGCCTTGGGGTAGACCTCCTACCGAATATCGATGTGCCGACCGTGTCCATCACGGTGCAGAATCCCGGCGCGTCACCTGAGCAGATCGAGACCGAAATCACGAAGCCCATCGAGGCGGCCGTCAACACGATCAGCGGCATCGACGAGTTGCGGTCGACGTCCGTCGAAGGGTCGTCGCAAGTCACGGTGGCATTCCTGCTCGACAAGGACAGCGACGTAGCCGCCCAGGAGGTTCGCGACAAAGTCAACCTCGTCATTCGAGATCTGCCCGACACGGCCCTGCAGCCTGTCGTGCAGAAGTTCGATCCTGGCGCACAGCCCATTCTTCAGATCGTGGTGGCCAGTCGTCGTCCGCTGCGCGACTTGACGCGGCTGGCGGACGAACGGATCAAGCAGGCGCTCGAGAGCGTCAGCGGCGTTGGCGAAGTGCGAATTGTCGGGGGCGCGGACCGTGAGATACAGATTCGCGTCGACCCCGATAGCCTGCGCGCACATAACCTCACGGTCAGCGACATTGCGACAGCGTTGCGGCAGCAGAACATCGAGTTGCCCGGGGGACGGGTCCAGCAAGGCAGCGAGGAACTGACGGTTCGCACCCTTGGGAGGATCACGAATCCGAAGGACTTCGAGGGCGTCGCAGTAGCCACGCGTGGCCAGTATG
The genomic region above belongs to Acidobacteriota bacterium and contains:
- a CDS encoding efflux RND transporter periplasmic adaptor subunit, giving the protein MRFDASTVISADVSPQRWLRSFAHVAACLGTVLALSACRGAAENAQAATATADESRLVSVATAVATEQEIPTVVQATGGFVADETFQVTPQVAGQIAETLVNVGDAVQAGQILFRLDSRDASLRLDQARASLKQAEASAARTREDATRRTALQAKGLVARSEADTLATQAVVADAAVTAARAQVAIAEKAVDDTTVRTSLSGYVSARSVSVGEYVAPSSRVATVIRIQPLKLELRVPEAQAMTLRIGMPVRAEVSAYSQTVFDGFVSALNRAIDPASRAMTAEARFANQDGRLTPGMFATAHVRLPLLEKAVFVPTNALHTIVDGTSYGVFAVESGSARLLVVQAGDRVGDKVRIDSGLRPGTVVAVGKLDQLYDGARVATVSEGPQTGNRNDGR